The following proteins come from a genomic window of Synechococcus sp. BIOS-E4-1:
- a CDS encoding aspartate kinase codes for MALLVQKFGGTSVGSVERIQAVARRIASCKEEGHDLVIVVSAMGHTTDELTAKANAISSNPPQREMDMLLATGEQVSIALLSMALHELGVPAISMTGTQVGIVTESAHGKARILDVRTDRLRSRLAEGRVVVVAGFQGTSQSSGGTAEITTLGRGGSDTSAVALAAALGAAACEIYTDVPGVLTTDPRKVEDAQLMPQVSCDEMLELASLGAAVLHPRAVEIARNYGVTMVVRSSWSDEPGTTLTSRNSRPIGREGLELGRPVDGAELVEHQAVLALSHVSDQPGVAAQLFESLSEGGVNVDLIIQATHDGNSNDITFTVAETDLERARSICGSLIQKLGGELVAQSGMSKLSISGAGIMGRPGIAAGLFQTLSRVGINLRVIATSEVKVSCVINADVGSKALQAIQEAFKLEAGQISLNPSASGEAEPEVRGVALDRDQAQVSVRHVPDKPGTAGALCNALADAGISLDAIVQSERQHADGSRDISFTLKRDDRTAADRALSALLAQWPGALLEDGPAIARVSAVGAGMPATAGTAGRMFRFLAEAGVNIEMIATSEIRTSCVVAEADGVAALQAVHAGFKLGGSTRHAAEGSESPLVA; via the coding sequence ATGGCCCTTCTGGTGCAGAAGTTCGGCGGAACCTCCGTCGGCAGCGTGGAGCGCATCCAGGCCGTGGCCAGGCGTATCGCCAGCTGCAAGGAGGAGGGGCACGATCTGGTGATCGTGGTCTCGGCCATGGGTCACACCACCGATGAATTAACCGCCAAGGCCAACGCCATCAGCAGCAATCCACCCCAGCGGGAAATGGACATGCTGCTGGCCACCGGTGAACAGGTGTCGATTGCGCTGCTCTCCATGGCGTTGCATGAGCTGGGCGTCCCTGCCATCTCCATGACCGGCACCCAGGTGGGCATCGTGACTGAATCCGCCCATGGCAAGGCACGCATCCTCGATGTGCGCACAGATCGACTGCGCAGCCGACTGGCCGAAGGCCGCGTCGTGGTGGTGGCCGGTTTTCAGGGCACGAGCCAGAGCAGCGGAGGCACCGCCGAAATCACCACACTGGGGCGCGGAGGCTCCGACACCTCTGCTGTAGCCCTTGCGGCAGCCCTGGGTGCCGCGGCCTGTGAGATCTACACCGATGTGCCAGGGGTACTGACCACCGATCCGCGCAAGGTGGAAGACGCCCAGCTGATGCCTCAGGTGAGCTGCGACGAAATGCTCGAGCTGGCCAGTCTCGGCGCTGCCGTGCTGCACCCGCGTGCCGTGGAGATCGCACGCAACTACGGCGTCACGATGGTGGTGCGCTCCAGCTGGAGTGATGAACCCGGCACAACCCTCACCAGCCGCAACTCCCGGCCCATCGGCCGCGAAGGTCTTGAACTGGGCAGGCCGGTGGACGGCGCCGAACTGGTGGAACACCAGGCGGTGCTGGCTCTCTCCCACGTGTCCGATCAGCCCGGCGTTGCCGCCCAGCTTTTCGAAAGCCTGTCTGAGGGAGGCGTGAATGTGGACCTGATCATCCAGGCCACCCACGACGGCAACAGCAACGACATCACCTTCACCGTGGCTGAAACCGACCTGGAGAGAGCTCGCAGCATCTGTGGATCCCTGATCCAGAAGCTGGGCGGTGAGCTGGTCGCCCAGTCCGGGATGAGCAAGCTGAGCATCAGCGGCGCCGGCATCATGGGCCGCCCGGGCATTGCCGCCGGTCTGTTCCAGACCCTCTCCCGGGTGGGCATCAATCTGCGTGTGATCGCAACCAGTGAGGTGAAGGTGAGCTGTGTGATCAACGCCGACGTGGGCAGCAAAGCCCTGCAGGCCATTCAGGAGGCCTTCAAACTGGAAGCCGGTCAGATCAGCCTCAATCCCAGCGCGAGCGGCGAAGCTGAGCCGGAAGTGCGTGGAGTGGCCCTCGACCGTGACCAGGCCCAGGTCAGCGTGCGCCATGTACCCGATAAACCCGGAACCGCCGGAGCCCTCTGCAATGCGCTGGCCGACGCGGGCATCAGCCTCGATGCCATCGTCCAGTCGGAACGCCAGCACGCAGATGGCAGCCGAGATATCAGTTTCACCTTGAAACGTGACGACCGCACTGCGGCGGATCGCGCCCTGAGTGCTTTGCTGGCTCAGTGGCCTGGAGCCCTGCTCGAAGACGGTCCAGCCATTGCCAGGGTCAGTGCCGTGGGCGCGGGCATGCCTGCAACGGCGGGCACCGCAGGCCGGATGTTCCGTTTTCTGGCGGAAGCAGGCGTCAACATCGAAATGATCGCCACCAGTGAGATCCGCACCAGCTGCGTAGTCGCTGAGGCCGATGGTGTGGCAGCACTTCAGGCCGTACATGCCGGTTTCAAGCTGGGCGGCAGCACCCGACATGCAGCCGAGGGAAGCGAATCACCCCTGGTGGCCTAG
- the tilS gene encoding tRNA lysidine(34) synthetase TilS, whose protein sequence is MTAGEPWLNWHDRLHRQLLQNPQLLPKGATLLLAISGGQDSMALLGLLRDLSSRHHWTLQLWHGDHGWHPRSARIAADLTSWCQRHQLPLLVSTSTFSTTGSEAKARAWRYAQLHQACQQLNLNKTGEPCRTVVTAHTASDRAESLLLQLSRGTDLAGLGNMRWQRTLNADAKDDIQLVRPLLHFSRDDTSAICRDLQLPIWTDPSNSDPRFDRNRIREEVLPVLEALHPGCSRRMAELSERVSQLQDTQNALVKMSLENLKGADGALKRTPLQQLPDSARRLLLHGWLQAQGMPALSARQLEELSSAIGPSQPPGERHLAGQKRLHWCRNWVQLENNR, encoded by the coding sequence ATGACAGCCGGCGAGCCTTGGCTGAACTGGCACGACAGGCTTCACCGCCAACTTCTACAAAATCCCCAGCTGTTGCCCAAAGGGGCAACCCTTTTACTGGCGATTTCCGGCGGTCAGGACTCGATGGCTCTGCTGGGGCTGCTGAGGGATCTGTCCAGTCGACATCACTGGACTCTGCAGCTCTGGCATGGAGACCATGGCTGGCATCCAAGGTCCGCTCGCATTGCCGCAGATTTGACCAGCTGGTGCCAGAGGCATCAACTGCCCCTGCTGGTCAGTACCAGCACATTCAGCACCACCGGCAGCGAAGCCAAAGCTCGTGCATGGCGTTACGCCCAGCTGCATCAGGCCTGTCAACAGCTCAACCTCAACAAGACAGGCGAACCGTGCCGCACGGTCGTGACCGCACACACCGCCAGCGACCGAGCCGAATCCTTGCTGTTACAACTCAGCCGAGGAACGGATCTGGCCGGGCTGGGCAACATGCGTTGGCAGCGGACCCTGAATGCCGATGCAAAGGATGACATTCAACTGGTCCGACCATTGCTGCATTTCAGCCGTGACGACACGTCCGCCATCTGCCGGGACCTGCAACTGCCGATCTGGACAGATCCGAGCAACAGCGATCCACGCTTCGATCGCAACCGCATCCGTGAGGAGGTCCTACCGGTGCTGGAGGCCCTGCACCCCGGCTGCAGCAGGCGGATGGCTGAGCTGAGCGAGCGAGTGTCCCAGCTGCAGGACACCCAGAACGCACTGGTGAAGATGAGTCTGGAGAATCTGAAGGGTGCTGACGGTGCCTTGAAGCGAACGCCCCTACAACAACTCCCCGATTCGGCAAGACGACTGCTTTTGCACGGATGGCTTCAGGCCCAGGGCATGCCAGCACTCTCGGCCCGACAGCTTGAAGAACTGAGCAGTGCCATCGGTCCCAGCCAACCGCCCGGCGAGCGCCATCTGGCAGGGCAGAAGCGACTCCACTGGTGCCGGAACTGGGTACAACTGGAGAACAACCGCTGA
- the uvrB gene encoding excinuclease ABC subunit UvrB codes for MPAYDLTAPYAPKGDQPTAITQLVEGVNGGRRYQTLLGATGTGKTFTMANVIAQTGRPALVLAHNKTLAAQLCNELREFFPNNAVEYFISYYDYYQPEAYVPVSDTYIAKTASINEEIDMLRHSATRSLFERRDVIVVASISCIYGLGIPSEYLKASVQFRVGESLDLRGSLRELVNNQYSRNDMDITRGRFRVKGDVLEIGPAYEDRLVRVELFGDEVEAIRYVDPTTGEILQSLDSINIYPAKHFVTPKDRLDSAVKDIRHELKDRLEFLQTEGKLLEAQRLEQRTTYDLEMLQQVGYCNGVENYARHLAGREPGSAPECLIDYFPDDWLLIVDESHVTCSQLQAMYNGDQARKKVLIDHGFRLPSAADNRPLKGEEFWTKARQTVFVSATPGDWEVKVSDGQVAEQVIRPTGVLDPVVEVRPTTGQIDDLLGEIRTRAEKQQRVLVTTLTKRMAEDLTDYLAENKVRVRYLHSEIHSIERIEIIQDLRLGEYDVLVGVNLLREGLDLPEVSLVAILDADKEGFLRAQRSLIQTIGRAARHVEGVALLYADNMTDSMAKAIEETERRRKIQQVHNEQHGIVPTAAGKKASNSILSFLELSRKLKTDGPDADLVQVAGKAVQALEDDTDGLALDALPELIDQLEVKMKDAAKKLDFEEAANLRDRIKKLRQKLVGQS; via the coding sequence ATGCCTGCCTACGACCTGACTGCGCCCTATGCCCCCAAAGGTGATCAGCCGACGGCGATCACTCAACTGGTGGAAGGTGTGAATGGTGGTCGTCGTTATCAGACTCTTCTGGGTGCGACCGGCACGGGAAAAACGTTCACGATGGCCAATGTCATTGCTCAGACCGGACGTCCTGCCCTGGTGTTGGCTCATAACAAGACTCTGGCGGCACAGCTTTGCAATGAGCTGAGGGAATTCTTTCCCAACAATGCTGTGGAATATTTCATCTCCTATTACGACTATTACCAGCCGGAAGCGTATGTGCCGGTGAGTGATACCTACATCGCCAAAACAGCATCGATCAATGAAGAGATCGACATGCTGCGCCACTCAGCGACGCGATCGTTGTTTGAACGGCGCGATGTGATTGTTGTGGCTTCCATCAGTTGCATCTACGGACTGGGAATTCCCAGCGAATACCTGAAGGCATCGGTGCAGTTCCGGGTGGGCGAGTCTCTCGATTTACGAGGCTCCTTGCGCGAATTGGTGAATAACCAGTACAGCCGTAATGACATGGACATCACCCGCGGTCGCTTTCGCGTGAAGGGCGATGTGTTGGAAATCGGTCCTGCTTATGAAGATCGTTTAGTGCGGGTGGAGTTGTTCGGTGATGAGGTGGAGGCGATCCGCTATGTCGACCCCACCACGGGCGAAATTCTGCAGAGCCTGGACTCCATCAACATCTACCCGGCCAAGCACTTTGTGACGCCAAAGGATCGTTTGGATTCGGCTGTCAAGGATATCCGCCATGAGCTCAAAGACCGACTGGAGTTTCTGCAAACCGAAGGCAAGTTGCTGGAAGCTCAGCGCCTGGAGCAACGCACCACCTACGACCTGGAGATGCTGCAGCAGGTGGGCTATTGCAATGGCGTTGAGAACTACGCCCGTCATCTGGCAGGACGTGAACCGGGCTCCGCGCCGGAATGCCTGATCGATTACTTCCCCGACGACTGGCTGCTGATTGTTGATGAGAGCCATGTCACCTGTTCACAGCTTCAGGCTATGTACAACGGCGATCAGGCTCGTAAGAAGGTGTTGATCGATCACGGTTTTCGTCTTCCCAGTGCAGCCGACAATCGGCCGCTCAAAGGCGAAGAGTTCTGGACGAAGGCACGCCAGACCGTGTTTGTGAGTGCCACGCCTGGTGACTGGGAAGTGAAGGTGAGTGATGGCCAGGTGGCAGAGCAGGTCATACGTCCCACGGGAGTGCTGGACCCGGTTGTGGAGGTGAGGCCGACAACAGGTCAGATCGACGACTTGCTGGGAGAGATCCGCACGCGGGCCGAGAAACAGCAGCGCGTGCTGGTGACCACGCTCACCAAGCGCATGGCGGAAGACCTCACGGATTATCTGGCCGAGAACAAGGTGCGGGTGCGCTACCTGCACTCGGAGATCCATTCGATTGAGCGCATCGAGATCATTCAGGATCTGCGCCTGGGTGAGTACGACGTGCTCGTGGGTGTGAACCTGCTGCGGGAAGGCCTCGACCTGCCCGAAGTCAGCCTGGTGGCGATCCTTGATGCTGATAAGGAGGGCTTCCTGCGAGCCCAGCGTTCACTGATTCAGACGATCGGCAGGGCTGCACGGCATGTGGAGGGGGTTGCGCTGCTGTATGCCGACAACATGACGGATTCGATGGCGAAGGCGATCGAGGAGACCGAACGGCGGCGCAAGATCCAACAGGTCCACAACGAACAGCATGGAATTGTGCCGACGGCGGCTGGTAAAAAGGCCAGCAATTCAATCCTTTCGTTTCTGGAGCTCTCGCGAAAACTCAAGACCGATGGCCCCGACGCAGACCTGGTGCAAGTGGCCGGCAAGGCAGTTCAGGCCTTGGAAGATGACACTGATGGCCTGGCTCTCGATGCCTTGCCCGAACTGATCGATCAGCTCGAGGTCAAGATGAAGGATGCGGCCAAGAAGCTTGATTTTGAGGAGGCTGCCAACCTTCGTGATCGGATCAAGAAGCTGCGTCAGAAGCTTGTGGGTCAGAGCTGA
- the holA gene encoding DNA polymerase III subunit delta: MPIQLFWGDDSAALERAVQALIEKAVDPSWASVNVSRLDGSEAGQARQALEEARTPPFGAGSRVVLLQRSPFCNACPSELADRFEASLDGIPESTQLLLCHPSKPDGRLRTTKALIKRIKAGEACERSFKLPAVWDGAGQRQLVERTAEELNLRLEPGAVDALIDAIGNDSARLTMELQKLALHAESSGEARISASSVDSLIEGLSTNALQVGDALLAGDPGEAIALLDALNDAGEPALRIVATLTGQIRGWLWVMLLEQQGERDVGVIAKAAGIGNPKRIYVMRKQLQGRSPQRCLNLLGRLLDVEAALKRGTQPGDAFRDGLLGAAQ, encoded by the coding sequence ATGCCGATCCAGTTGTTCTGGGGCGATGATTCCGCCGCGCTGGAACGGGCGGTTCAGGCCTTGATCGAGAAGGCAGTGGATCCAAGCTGGGCGAGCGTGAACGTGAGTCGACTGGATGGCAGCGAAGCGGGACAGGCCAGGCAGGCACTGGAAGAAGCACGCACGCCACCCTTCGGCGCTGGATCCAGGGTCGTGCTGCTGCAGCGGTCTCCCTTCTGCAACGCCTGTCCCAGCGAGCTCGCCGATCGCTTCGAAGCTTCTCTGGATGGCATCCCTGAAAGCACCCAGCTGCTGCTCTGCCATCCCTCCAAACCTGACGGTCGTCTGCGCACCACCAAAGCCCTGATCAAACGCATCAAGGCGGGAGAAGCCTGCGAGCGCAGCTTCAAGTTGCCTGCGGTCTGGGACGGCGCCGGCCAGCGCCAGCTGGTGGAGCGAACCGCTGAGGAACTGAACCTGAGGCTGGAGCCCGGTGCTGTGGATGCCTTGATCGATGCCATCGGCAACGACAGCGCAAGGTTGACCATGGAACTGCAGAAGCTGGCTCTGCATGCTGAAAGCAGCGGAGAGGCACGCATCAGTGCCAGCTCGGTTGACAGCCTGATCGAGGGTCTAAGCACCAACGCTCTTCAGGTGGGTGATGCCCTGCTGGCAGGTGATCCAGGCGAGGCGATTGCCTTGCTGGATGCCCTGAACGATGCCGGCGAACCGGCCCTGCGAATTGTGGCCACACTCACCGGTCAGATCAGGGGGTGGCTCTGGGTGATGCTGCTCGAACAACAAGGAGAGCGGGACGTGGGGGTGATCGCCAAAGCGGCAGGAATCGGCAACCCCAAGCGCATCTATGTGATGCGCAAACAGCTGCAGGGGCGTTCACCCCAGCGCTGCCTCAACCTGCTGGGCCGTCTGCTGGATGTGGAAGCAGCCCTCAAACGCGGCACCCAGCCGGGAGATGCGTTCCGCGATGGGCTGCTTGGAGCAGCACAGTGA
- a CDS encoding DUF561 domain-containing protein, with translation MSRLSLLPAALRRSLEQRSSLKVIAGLMNFDAESVARVSRAAGLGGANLIDVACDAELVKLAVEASAGLPVCVSSVEPEQFPAAVAAGAAMVEIGNFDCFYPQGRIFGADEVLELTRRSRGLLPEVVLSVTVPHVLPMDQQEQLAVDLVAAGADLIQTEGGTSAKPFSAGSLGLIEKAAPTLAAAHSISAALQDAGETAPVLCASGLSAVTVPMAIAAGAAGVGVGSAVNRLDDELSMVAVVRGLREALGREVASRV, from the coding sequence ATGTCCCGCCTTTCTCTGCTGCCTGCTGCTCTCCGCCGCAGCCTGGAACAGCGTTCCTCGCTGAAGGTGATTGCCGGTCTGATGAACTTCGACGCGGAATCGGTCGCCCGTGTGTCCCGTGCCGCTGGTCTGGGTGGGGCCAATTTGATTGATGTGGCCTGTGATGCGGAACTGGTGAAGCTGGCGGTTGAGGCATCCGCTGGCCTGCCGGTCTGCGTGTCGTCTGTTGAGCCCGAGCAGTTTCCCGCTGCTGTTGCTGCAGGAGCTGCGATGGTGGAGATCGGTAATTTCGATTGCTTCTATCCCCAGGGGCGCATCTTCGGAGCCGACGAGGTGCTGGAACTCACACGCCGCTCTCGTGGATTGCTGCCTGAGGTGGTGCTGAGCGTCACCGTTCCCCACGTGTTGCCGATGGATCAGCAGGAACAGCTGGCCGTGGATCTGGTGGCGGCCGGTGCCGATCTGATCCAGACCGAGGGTGGTACCAGTGCCAAACCATTCAGCGCCGGCAGCCTTGGCCTGATTGAGAAGGCAGCTCCCACTCTGGCCGCGGCTCACAGCATCAGTGCTGCTTTGCAGGATGCCGGTGAGACGGCACCGGTGCTGTGTGCATCGGGTCTTTCAGCTGTCACCGTGCCGATGGCGATCGCAGCTGGCGCAGCGGGTGTGGGCGTTGGTTCCGCGGTGAACCGCCTCGATGATGAGTTGTCCATGGTTGCTGTGGTGCGTGGTTTGCGTGAAGCCTTAGGTCGTGAGGTCGCCAGCCGCGTCTGA
- a CDS encoding precorrin-8X methylmutase, with the protein MADHPIFTESIRRIRALMGYTGLDPLQQQVLERLVHSSGDPGLQPLLRFSEGACEQGLAALQGRAAILTDTAMAAAAVTPMAMRTLGTTVRCLLDWAPEVSPQESTRSAAAMQRAWPELTQAANASGQPMPVLLVGSAPTALEQLLDQLDTGAAAPSLVIGMPVGFVGVPESKRRLAATALAQIRLEGTRGGAGLAAAAANALLRAAQAAS; encoded by the coding sequence ATGGCTGACCATCCGATCTTCACGGAAAGCATCCGTCGAATTCGGGCCTTGATGGGGTACACGGGACTCGATCCTCTGCAGCAGCAGGTGTTGGAGCGTCTGGTGCACAGCAGCGGAGATCCAGGCCTGCAGCCGTTGCTGCGGTTCAGCGAGGGGGCCTGCGAGCAGGGACTTGCGGCGTTGCAGGGCAGAGCAGCGATCCTCACCGACACAGCCATGGCCGCGGCTGCCGTGACGCCCATGGCCATGCGCACACTGGGCACGACCGTGCGCTGCCTGCTCGACTGGGCTCCTGAGGTTTCACCGCAGGAGTCCACCCGTTCCGCTGCGGCCATGCAGAGGGCCTGGCCGGAGCTCACACAGGCGGCCAACGCGAGCGGGCAGCCCATGCCGGTGCTGCTTGTGGGCAGTGCGCCCACGGCTTTGGAACAGTTGCTGGATCAGCTCGATACCGGGGCCGCGGCCCCTTCGCTGGTGATCGGCATGCCCGTTGGTTTCGTTGGTGTCCCTGAAAGCAAGCGTCGTCTGGCGGCGACGGCTCTGGCTCAGATCCGCCTGGAGGGTACCCGTGGCGGTGCAGGTTTGGCGGCGGCGGCGGCGAATGCCCTGCTGCGAGCGGCTCAGGCCGCCAGCTGA
- a CDS encoding ribonuclease J, whose translation MTVTTAQTKQPTLRVIPLGGLHEIGKNTCVFEYGDDLMLVDAGLAFPSDGMHGVNVVLPDTSFLRENQKRIRGMIVTHGHEDHIGGIAHHLKHFNIPVIYGPRLALSMLTGKMDEAGVADRTTLQTVGPRDVVKVGQHFSVEFIRNTHSMADSFSLAISTPVGTIIFTGDFKFDHTPVDGEHFDLARLAHHGDRGVLCLFSDSTNAEVPGFCPPERSVFSNLDRHIAEADGRVIVTTFASSIHRVSMILELALKNGRKVGLLGRSMLNVIAKARELGYMRAPDELFVPIKQINNVSDRETLLLMTGSQGEPLAALSRISRGEHPQVRVKSSDTIIFSASPIPGNTISVVNTIDRLMMLGAKVVYGKGEGIHVSGHGFQEDQKLMLALTRPKFFVPVHGEHRMLVRHARTGHSMGVPENNTLIIDNGDVVELTADSITKSDPVKAGIELLDQSRNGIVDARVLKERQQLAEDGIVTILAAISTDGAMVAPPRVNLRGVVTTADARKMSLWTEREIKWVLENRWKQLTRNTGGKAPDVDWMGVQREVEVGLSRRMRRELQVEPLILCLVQPAPAGTPVYKGRADSEPDDRPAPRGRGGRHGGGHGAGRHGGGRDGGGRDRNREATPARVITTARSAAVEAKSAAAKQPVVAASKAPEPAKVPAPAAPAPAVDQDMPAGRTRRRRSAAA comes from the coding sequence ATGACCGTCACAACTGCCCAGACCAAGCAACCAACCCTGAGAGTGATCCCTCTCGGAGGACTGCATGAAATCGGCAAGAACACCTGCGTTTTTGAATACGGCGATGACCTGATGCTGGTTGATGCCGGCCTCGCCTTCCCCAGCGATGGCATGCACGGCGTGAACGTCGTTCTGCCTGATACCAGCTTCCTGCGCGAGAACCAGAAGCGTATCCGCGGCATGATCGTCACCCATGGTCATGAAGACCACATCGGCGGGATCGCCCACCATCTCAAGCACTTCAATATTCCGGTGATCTACGGGCCTCGACTGGCTCTTTCGATGCTCACCGGAAAGATGGATGAAGCCGGCGTCGCCGATCGCACCACCCTGCAGACCGTCGGACCTCGCGACGTGGTGAAGGTGGGTCAGCACTTCTCAGTGGAGTTCATCCGCAACACCCACTCGATGGCCGACAGCTTTTCGCTGGCCATCTCCACGCCTGTCGGAACGATCATTTTCACAGGCGACTTCAAGTTCGATCACACCCCTGTTGACGGCGAGCACTTCGATCTGGCCCGTCTAGCTCACCATGGCGACAGGGGAGTTCTCTGTTTGTTCAGCGATTCCACCAATGCTGAGGTGCCGGGTTTCTGTCCTCCCGAGCGGTCTGTGTTCTCCAACCTTGACCGTCACATCGCCGAGGCCGATGGGCGAGTGATCGTCACCACCTTTGCCAGTTCAATCCATCGTGTGTCGATGATCCTTGAGCTCGCCCTCAAGAACGGGCGCAAGGTTGGCTTGCTGGGACGCTCCATGCTCAACGTGATCGCCAAGGCCCGTGAACTGGGTTACATGCGTGCGCCTGATGAACTGTTTGTGCCGATCAAGCAGATCAACAATGTCTCCGATCGCGAGACCCTGCTGCTGATGACCGGCAGTCAGGGTGAGCCTTTGGCAGCGCTGAGCCGTATCTCCCGTGGTGAACACCCGCAGGTGAGAGTCAAGAGCTCCGACACGATCATCTTCTCGGCGAGTCCGATTCCCGGAAACACCATTTCCGTGGTGAACACGATCGATCGGCTGATGATGCTGGGAGCCAAGGTGGTGTACGGCAAAGGCGAAGGTATCCATGTCTCTGGCCACGGCTTCCAGGAGGACCAGAAGCTGATGCTGGCGCTCACTCGTCCGAAATTTTTCGTGCCCGTGCACGGTGAGCACCGCATGCTGGTGCGTCATGCCAGGACCGGTCATTCCATGGGCGTTCCCGAGAACAACACGCTGATTATTGATAACGGCGATGTTGTTGAGCTCACCGCTGATTCCATCACCAAGTCGGACCCGGTGAAGGCTGGTATCGAGCTGCTCGATCAGTCACGGAACGGCATTGTTGACGCTCGCGTGCTCAAGGAGCGTCAGCAACTGGCGGAAGACGGCATCGTCACGATCCTGGCTGCAATCAGCACCGACGGCGCCATGGTGGCCCCGCCTCGCGTGAATCTTCGCGGTGTCGTCACCACTGCCGACGCCCGCAAGATGTCGCTGTGGACTGAACGCGAAATCAAGTGGGTGCTCGAGAATCGCTGGAAGCAGCTGACCCGCAACACCGGTGGCAAAGCCCCTGATGTGGACTGGATGGGTGTACAGCGGGAAGTGGAGGTCGGCCTCAGCCGCCGAATGCGCCGTGAACTTCAGGTGGAGCCCTTGATTCTCTGTCTGGTACAGCCCGCACCGGCAGGAACACCTGTGTACAAGGGTCGAGCGGACTCCGAGCCCGATGATCGCCCGGCGCCGCGTGGACGTGGTGGTCGCCATGGTGGTGGTCATGGAGCTGGTCGCCACGGTGGAGGTCGTGACGGTGGTGGTCGAGATCGCAACCGGGAAGCCACGCCAGCGCGGGTGATCACGACAGCTCGCTCAGCTGCTGTTGAGGCCAAGTCGGCTGCAGCGAAGCAACCTGTGGTTGCAGCTTCCAAAGCCCCTGAGCCAGCCAAGGTGCCTGCGCCCGCCGCTCCAGCCCCAGCAGTCGATCAGGACATGCCCGCTGGCCGCACCCGTCGTCGCCGCTCAGCGGCTGCGTAA